The following are from one region of the Verrucomicrobiaceae bacterium genome:
- a CDS encoding putative Na+/H+ antiporter — protein sequence MTAAPIEILASSLFALAVVHTFSVKRFAKWAHRFPKGSIQENVLHFLAETEVVFGLWAAALFAGIAVLKGSVNEAVHHIESLNFTEPKFVLVVMVVAATRPVVRLAEVLIAMIARLIPLRESMAFFVAALSFGSLLGSFITEPAAMTLLAILLKRRYFDRGISSRLAYATLGLLFVNVSIGGTLTHFAAPPVLMVASKWQWDMAFMFTTFGWKAAASCVVSTGLIAWAFRREILALEVQKQASERIPVWLTVLHVLFLAAIVFFAHHPDVFFGVFMLFLGLVTATREYQDGLKLKEGLLVGFFLAGLVTLGSLQSWWLKPLIAGLDGPTLYFGATGLTALTDNAALTYLGSLVEGITSDLKYALVAGAVTGGGLTVIANAPNPAGVGILQTSEAFRGEGISPLGLFLGALLPTAVAVVFFWLVG from the coding sequence ATGACTGCTGCCCCCATCGAAATCCTCGCTTCCAGCCTATTTGCGCTCGCGGTGGTGCATACTTTTTCGGTGAAGCGATTTGCGAAGTGGGCCCACCGCTTTCCCAAAGGCTCGATTCAGGAGAATGTGCTGCATTTTTTGGCCGAGACTGAGGTGGTTTTTGGCCTGTGGGCGGCGGCTTTGTTTGCAGGTATCGCTGTGCTGAAGGGGAGCGTGAATGAGGCCGTGCATCACATCGAGAGCCTGAATTTCACGGAGCCAAAGTTCGTGCTGGTCGTGATGGTGGTCGCGGCAACACGGCCCGTCGTGCGGCTGGCAGAGGTGCTGATTGCCATGATCGCGAGGTTGATCCCTTTGCGTGAGAGTATGGCCTTTTTTGTGGCGGCGCTGTCCTTTGGCTCCCTGCTGGGCTCATTCATCACCGAGCCTGCGGCGATGACGCTACTGGCCATCCTTTTGAAGCGCCGCTACTTTGACCGTGGCATCAGTAGCCGGCTGGCCTATGCCACGCTGGGGCTGCTGTTTGTGAATGTGTCCATCGGGGGCACGCTGACGCATTTCGCTGCGCCGCCTGTGCTGATGGTGGCATCGAAATGGCAGTGGGATATGGCCTTCATGTTCACCACCTTCGGCTGGAAGGCTGCTGCGAGCTGTGTGGTCTCCACGGGACTCATCGCCTGGGCCTTCCGCCGGGAAATCCTAGCACTGGAGGTGCAGAAGCAGGCCAGTGAGCGCATCCCAGTCTGGCTCACGGTGCTGCATGTGCTCTTCCTCGCGGCCATCGTCTTTTTTGCCCATCACCCGGATGTGTTCTTTGGGGTGTTCATGCTCTTTTTAGGTCTCGTCACAGCGACGCGTGAGTATCAGGACGGGCTGAAGCTGAAGGAGGGGCTGCTTGTCGGGTTCTTCCTCGCGGGACTGGTCACGCTGGGCTCATTGCAGTCCTGGTGGCTGAAACCGCTCATCGCTGGGCTAGATGGCCCCACGCTCTACTTCGGTGCCACAGGACTCACTGCCTTGACCGATAACGCTGCGCTCACCTACCTGGGCAGCTTGGTGGAGGGGATCACGTCGGATTTAAAATACGCCCTCGTCGCAGGTGCCGTCACGGGCGGTGGACTCACGGTGATCGCGAATGCGCCGAATCCCGCTGGCGTGGGCATATTGCAGACGAGTGAGGCCTTTCGCGGTGAAGGCATCAGTCCACTGGGGCTCTTCCTCGGAGCACTACTGCCCACCGCGGTCGCGGTTGTGTTCTTCTGGCTGGTTGGGTGA
- a CDS encoding DUF4340 domain-containing protein — translation MSTRTTIILFLLVATLGAVILGIERYFPSAQQLREMRRGPARFAIDQVAQIEITDSTGGVIRLSLKDGAWQLLKPVEDLADPERVAALLKALDSIEWVERVERAEFDDNEWAKTGLDKPRHKIRVLGKAGQSLYECWFGSLAAIEGSSYIHLPGAEGGATSYVARGVAARLLDVPQTAWRDARLLRAKAERVTGITLTKADGQIQLFRENENMPWVLLKPIRTRASKDRVNELLSILLNIEIIEAKDATTANVKSAAAVPTPADAALAIPADEIRARLILGGDEKNTLEVMLKKPADPTTVSVPATAQHRKPAFTVAAKNIAALWLDPNILRDRLLAQINAEACLGMTITSTAFPEVRLTQTSGTWYLDRHGKKEPANGEKVARMIEALNSHEIMNYAADAATDLKPYGLDKPFQTLSWSYQGFKPIKLQLGSNEASTQFYAKYEDEPFVYRIDPNLLPTLSPDSIKWKGLGALRFSTFAVRRITVSLGAAPPLILTHNPETAVWKASQAGKDMTEQLDRLKVDKFASDLSKFTVQDWSASRSDALQALKVPYLRIQILISEEAGKNEGPAREVNLVFSPTQPNVDTAFLFGQIEGDPDVFYISRSSLLKVIRSPFKDKPGGK, via the coding sequence ATGAGCACGCGCACCACGATCATCCTCTTCCTGCTCGTCGCCACACTCGGCGCGGTCATTCTAGGCATAGAGCGGTATTTCCCATCTGCACAGCAGCTGCGGGAGATGCGCCGCGGGCCTGCACGCTTTGCGATCGACCAAGTAGCGCAGATTGAGATCACGGACTCTACTGGCGGGGTGATCCGCCTTTCGCTCAAAGATGGTGCGTGGCAGCTCTTGAAGCCGGTAGAGGATCTGGCCGATCCAGAGCGTGTGGCTGCCCTGCTGAAGGCGCTGGACTCGATCGAGTGGGTGGAGCGGGTGGAGAGGGCGGAGTTTGATGACAATGAATGGGCAAAGACGGGGCTCGATAAGCCCCGGCATAAAATCCGCGTGCTCGGTAAAGCGGGGCAGTCGCTCTATGAGTGCTGGTTTGGCTCCCTGGCAGCGATCGAGGGCAGCTCCTACATTCACCTGCCGGGTGCCGAGGGCGGGGCTACATCTTATGTGGCGCGGGGAGTCGCCGCTCGTCTGCTGGATGTGCCACAGACGGCATGGCGGGATGCACGGCTCCTACGTGCGAAGGCAGAGCGAGTCACTGGTATCACGCTGACCAAGGCAGATGGCCAGATCCAGCTTTTCCGGGAGAATGAAAATATGCCCTGGGTGCTGCTGAAGCCCATCCGCACCCGCGCCAGCAAGGACCGCGTCAATGAGCTGCTCTCCATCCTGCTAAATATCGAGATCATCGAGGCAAAAGATGCGACCACGGCCAATGTGAAGTCAGCCGCCGCAGTGCCTACGCCAGCTGATGCTGCGCTCGCTATCCCAGCGGATGAAATCCGCGCTCGCCTGATCCTCGGTGGAGATGAAAAGAACACGCTGGAAGTGATGCTCAAAAAACCGGCTGATCCGACCACCGTGAGTGTCCCCGCGACGGCGCAGCACCGGAAGCCTGCCTTTACCGTGGCGGCCAAGAATATCGCCGCACTGTGGCTGGACCCGAATATCCTGCGGGATCGCCTACTCGCCCAAATCAATGCGGAGGCCTGTCTTGGTATGACGATCACGAGTACAGCCTTTCCAGAGGTGCGGCTCACTCAGACGTCTGGCACTTGGTATCTGGATCGGCATGGGAAAAAAGAGCCCGCCAACGGTGAAAAAGTGGCCCGCATGATCGAGGCGCTCAATTCCCATGAGATTATGAATTACGCCGCTGATGCAGCTACGGATCTGAAGCCCTATGGGCTGGATAAGCCCTTTCAGACACTTTCTTGGAGCTATCAGGGCTTTAAGCCCATCAAGCTCCAGCTCGGCAGTAATGAGGCTAGTACACAATTTTATGCCAAGTATGAGGATGAGCCTTTTGTTTACCGCATCGACCCCAATTTGCTGCCGACGCTCTCGCCGGATAGCATCAAGTGGAAGGGGCTAGGAGCACTGCGCTTCAGCACCTTTGCCGTACGGCGCATCACCGTCTCACTGGGAGCTGCGCCGCCGCTGATTCTCACACACAATCCCGAAACAGCTGTCTGGAAGGCCTCTCAGGCGGGCAAAGACATGACGGAGCAGCTCGACCGCCTGAAGGTGGACAAATTCGCCAGTGATCTCTCTAAGTTCACGGTGCAGGACTGGTCCGCGAGCCGCAGTGATGCCTTGCAAGCCCTCAAGGTGCCTTATTTGCGCATCCAGATCCTGATCAGCGAGGAGGCGGGCAAAAACGAAGGCCCCGCCCGCGAGGTGAATCTGGTTTTCTCCCCCACACAGCCGAATGTGGATACGGCATTCCTTTTCGGTCAGATCGAGGGTGATCCCGATGTATTCTACATCAGCCGCAGCTCACTTTTGAAGGTCATTCGCAGTCCCTTCAAGGACAAGCCGGGTGGCAAGTGA
- a CDS encoding sulfatase: MLSAFAAQPMNVLFIAVDDLRPDIGCYGVKHAKTPNIDRLAARGIVFDRAYCAQAVCSPSRTAILTGLRPDTTKVWDLETHFRDAAPDCVTLPQHFRSNGYHTAALGKIEHHGFEDGPSWSEPRWFPSGEMVSVDEKDWTKHTVTRFEGVASEFANPISDAPQRKSGKNAKKGPAYEVSPKSDAQLPDGAVAREAVKRLMALKTAGKPFFLGVGFVKPHLPFVAPKKYWDMHDPESIPGPNIETYPEGTPDFVGHTNGELHAYPGTPKENPIPADFAKTLRHGYNACVSFTDAQIGLVLDALEKEGLVENTIVVLWGDHGWQLGDHGLWHKHTNFELATRAPLLIALPKSSIAGKHCAAPVEFVDVYPTLADVCGLSVPQGLAGMSLKPYLENPDAPMQKPAISVYPRSSKDHGGSLMGYSIRTERWRGTFWRKRNAADIGFIELYDEQNDPSETVNLATKPEHAEVIAALKKHLPPVGSDAQPPKSGKTAKVVNGSKGPSKSYDPNEPRDKRYDRLYPGKPQLTEAEYLAGQGGDKAEAKARFVKLDADKDGFVTREEFIRSGKKK, encoded by the coding sequence ATGCTGTCCGCTTTTGCGGCTCAGCCGATGAATGTCCTCTTCATCGCTGTAGATGATCTACGGCCAGATATCGGCTGCTACGGTGTGAAGCACGCGAAGACGCCAAACATCGACCGCCTCGCGGCTCGCGGCATCGTCTTTGATCGGGCCTACTGTGCGCAGGCGGTGTGCAGCCCTTCACGCACGGCCATCCTCACGGGCCTACGACCAGATACGACGAAGGTGTGGGATCTCGAAACGCACTTCCGCGATGCCGCGCCGGATTGCGTGACTCTGCCGCAGCACTTTCGCTCAAATGGCTACCACACTGCCGCTCTCGGCAAGATCGAGCACCACGGCTTTGAAGACGGTCCGTCCTGGTCGGAGCCGCGCTGGTTCCCCAGCGGCGAGATGGTCAGCGTCGATGAAAAAGACTGGACCAAGCACACCGTAACGAGGTTTGAAGGTGTAGCGAGTGAGTTTGCCAATCCGATCTCCGATGCACCACAGCGCAAAAGCGGGAAAAACGCCAAAAAAGGCCCTGCTTACGAGGTGAGCCCCAAAAGCGATGCGCAACTGCCAGACGGAGCTGTGGCACGGGAGGCAGTGAAGCGCCTCATGGCTCTGAAAACCGCCGGAAAGCCCTTTTTCCTCGGCGTGGGCTTTGTGAAGCCTCATTTGCCCTTTGTCGCACCGAAGAAGTATTGGGACATGCACGATCCAGAGTCGATCCCCGGCCCCAACATCGAAACGTATCCTGAGGGCACGCCCGACTTCGTCGGACACACCAATGGCGAGCTGCATGCCTATCCCGGCACACCGAAGGAGAATCCCATCCCGGCTGATTTCGCCAAGACCCTACGCCACGGCTACAACGCCTGCGTGAGCTTTACCGATGCACAGATCGGTCTGGTGCTCGATGCATTGGAAAAGGAAGGTCTGGTGGAAAACACCATCGTCGTGCTTTGGGGCGACCACGGCTGGCAGCTAGGCGATCACGGCTTGTGGCACAAGCACACGAATTTCGAGCTCGCCACGCGTGCACCGCTACTCATCGCACTGCCAAAAAGCAGCATTGCGGGCAAACATTGCGCCGCTCCGGTGGAGTTCGTCGATGTCTATCCCACTTTGGCCGATGTGTGTGGCCTGAGTGTGCCACAGGGCCTCGCTGGCATGAGCTTGAAGCCCTATCTCGAAAACCCCGATGCGCCGATGCAGAAACCCGCCATCAGCGTGTATCCAAGATCATCCAAAGACCACGGCGGCAGCCTGATGGGCTACAGCATACGCACAGAGCGCTGGCGCGGCACTTTTTGGCGGAAGCGCAATGCGGCAGATATCGGCTTCATCGAGCTCTACGATGAGCAAAACGACCCCAGCGAGACGGTGAACCTCGCCACCAAGCCTGAGCACGCCGAAGTGATCGCCGCATTGAAAAAACACCTCCCACCCGTGGGTAGCGATGCCCAGCCCCCCAAGAGTGGCAAGACCGCAAAGGTCGTGAATGGCAGCAAAGGCCCATCCAAAAGCTACGACCCGAACGAACCCCGCGACAAGCGCTACGACCGCCTCTATCCAGGAAAGCCACAACTCACCGAGGCTGAATACCTCGCTGGCCAAGGTGGCGACAAGGCAGAGGCAAAAGCCCGCTTTGTGAAGCTCGACGCGGACAAAGACGGCTTCGTCACCCGCGAGGAATTCATCCGTAGTGGTAAGAAAAAGTGA
- a CDS encoding DUF1800 family protein yields MRTPYARIFPFAVFSLLYGASLAPAATDQFSTGPNQGTPDGLCDVWQMVYNGWGITTAGDEDNDGCSNVLESIMGTDPRRAGDCLKVGNTVVSAGNVVFTFDAEKGKKYRALCADLPNAAPGDWQPVAGSDKVPTSDNPNETIVVSKPPGSKKFYRLEVTDQDLDADGLSDWAEARLGSDPSMVTSPTNASGGVASDAETLASLMSLVMLPGVTDAFEKEGTAATVRVQRSVGTMPLTIQLNGLPGATLPTKASAESGEFFFQNMAGVTVTSVTLPADAGVAEPYEIAKVKAVVDTTEEVPEALKVCVALPGAAGASGGAGTTVSICDANPTDPANRQLYVAFLGREAGVASTASGYATALVDGANNTASISVVFNNLSSDQNTAYIRIGPDLEVQVLPIGQVSGAGWNIRAAQTQVTDQRMLDALADGELYVAITTVNFPDKELWGYFNKAAGSVLFDPSNANLAAPALGSSLWQNPTGDALERDIWRFMNQATMGGTTALYAEIRAEVDAAIAGGGSYIQGLSNWLDKQMDPAQTPSLNYQKLVMAADMEEFALRGNKPITYSNDPQQNGGTIGVTYVNGMPVANTGSPNTNDPGNNHPNNNGNSPNRRREWWTMVLQSQDHLRQRVAQALSEICVISERDAGVMTWHYGAANWWDMLAGGAFGKYRDLLQNVTLSPMMGIYLTSMANRATYVSGGITISPDENYAREIMQLFSIGLVLRHPDGSLILRL; encoded by the coding sequence ATGCGAACGCCCTACGCACGCATCTTCCCGTTTGCCGTTTTTTCGCTTCTATATGGTGCTTCCCTAGCGCCAGCGGCAACGGATCAATTTAGCACTGGTCCGAACCAGGGCACCCCAGACGGACTCTGCGATGTGTGGCAGATGGTGTATAATGGTTGGGGGATCACCACCGCAGGCGATGAAGATAATGATGGCTGCTCGAATGTGCTGGAGTCCATCATGGGCACAGATCCACGTAGGGCAGGGGATTGCCTCAAAGTGGGCAACACCGTGGTCTCAGCGGGCAATGTGGTCTTCACTTTCGATGCGGAGAAGGGCAAAAAATACCGGGCACTGTGTGCGGACTTGCCCAATGCCGCGCCGGGTGACTGGCAACCCGTCGCAGGTAGCGATAAAGTGCCCACCAGCGATAACCCGAACGAAACCATCGTGGTGAGTAAGCCGCCGGGCTCGAAGAAGTTTTACCGGCTCGAGGTCACGGACCAAGATCTGGACGCAGATGGCCTCTCTGACTGGGCGGAAGCTCGACTGGGCAGTGATCCGAGCATGGTGACTAGCCCGACGAACGCCTCTGGTGGTGTGGCGTCTGATGCGGAGACGCTAGCCTCACTGATGTCGCTGGTGATGCTGCCTGGAGTGACGGATGCTTTCGAAAAGGAAGGTACAGCAGCCACCGTGCGTGTGCAGCGCTCCGTTGGCACGATGCCACTGACCATTCAGCTCAATGGGCTGCCCGGTGCGACCCTGCCCACAAAGGCGAGCGCGGAGTCTGGTGAATTTTTCTTCCAGAACATGGCCGGTGTGACGGTGACGAGTGTGACGCTGCCAGCCGATGCTGGCGTGGCGGAGCCCTACGAAATCGCCAAGGTCAAAGCTGTGGTGGATACGACGGAGGAGGTGCCCGAGGCACTCAAAGTATGCGTGGCACTGCCTGGTGCCGCAGGTGCGAGCGGTGGCGCAGGGACGACTGTGTCCATCTGTGATGCCAATCCGACCGATCCTGCCAATCGACAGCTCTACGTGGCCTTTCTGGGCCGTGAGGCAGGTGTAGCATCCACCGCTAGTGGTTATGCGACAGCGCTGGTCGATGGGGCAAATAACACGGCCTCCATCTCGGTCGTCTTTAACAATCTATCCTCGGATCAAAACACCGCCTACATCCGCATTGGCCCCGACTTAGAGGTGCAGGTGCTGCCGATCGGTCAGGTGAGCGGCGCAGGGTGGAATATCCGTGCCGCGCAGACTCAGGTGACAGACCAGCGCATGCTCGATGCACTCGCGGATGGCGAGCTCTATGTGGCCATCACGACGGTGAATTTTCCCGATAAGGAGCTCTGGGGCTATTTCAATAAAGCTGCTGGATCGGTGCTGTTCGATCCGAGTAACGCCAACTTAGCCGCTCCGGCGCTGGGCAGCTCCCTGTGGCAAAATCCGACCGGAGATGCCCTGGAGCGAGATATTTGGCGCTTCATGAACCAAGCGACGATGGGCGGCACCACAGCTCTTTATGCAGAAATCCGTGCAGAGGTGGATGCCGCCATCGCAGGAGGTGGTAGCTACATCCAGGGGCTCTCGAACTGGCTCGATAAGCAGATGGACCCAGCGCAGACGCCTTCGCTGAACTATCAAAAGCTGGTCATGGCGGCGGATATGGAAGAATTCGCCCTGCGTGGGAACAAACCGATCACCTATAGCAACGACCCGCAGCAAAATGGCGGCACGATCGGTGTCACCTACGTCAATGGCATGCCCGTGGCGAACACCGGCAGCCCGAACACGAACGATCCCGGCAACAACCACCCAAACAACAATGGCAACTCTCCCAATCGCCGCCGCGAGTGGTGGACGATGGTGCTGCAAAGCCAGGACCATCTGCGCCAGCGTGTAGCCCAGGCCCTGAGTGAGATTTGCGTCATCTCGGAGCGTGATGCTGGAGTGATGACTTGGCACTACGGTGCGGCAAATTGGTGGGACATGCTCGCCGGGGGAGCTTTCGGCAAATACCGCGATCTGCTGCAAAATGTGACGCTCAGTCCGATGATGGGCATCTACCTCACGAGCATGGCGAATCGTGCCACTTATGTGTCCGGTGGCATCACCATCAGCCCAGATGAGAACTACGCCCGCGAGATCATGCAGCTCTTCTCCATCGGTCTGGTGCTGCGCCATCCAGACGGCAGCCTCATCCTCAGGCTCTGA
- a CDS encoding heme NO-binding domain-containing protein, with translation MYGLVNKAIEELVVTHFGEDKWELIKKKAGVDVDVFVSNEPYPDDMTYDLVSAASEVLGSPASAILIAFGEHWVLKTASDSYGSMMRAGGASLKEFLINLPNFHTRVQMIYPKLQPPRFECSDIGENSMHLHYFTHRSGLTDFVVGLVQGLGKLYSTPATAKVLAAKSDGADHDVFEVSWTAAAT, from the coding sequence ATGTACGGACTCGTCAATAAAGCCATCGAAGAACTCGTCGTCACCCATTTTGGGGAGGACAAATGGGAGCTGATCAAAAAGAAGGCGGGCGTCGATGTGGATGTCTTTGTGAGCAATGAGCCCTACCCAGATGACATGACGTATGACCTCGTCAGTGCGGCGTCTGAGGTCCTGGGTTCTCCCGCAAGCGCCATCCTGATCGCCTTTGGTGAGCACTGGGTGCTAAAAACAGCCTCTGACAGCTATGGCTCCATGATGCGTGCAGGCGGTGCCTCGCTGAAGGAATTCCTCATCAATCTGCCAAACTTCCACACTCGTGTGCAGATGATCTATCCCAAGCTCCAACCACCACGCTTCGAGTGCTCGGACATCGGCGAAAACTCGATGCATTTGCATTACTTTACGCATCGCTCTGGGCTCACAGACTTTGTCGTGGGACTGGTTCAGGGCCTGGGGAAGCTCTATTCCACCCCTGCTACTGCCAAAGTGCTCGCCGCGAAGTCCGACGGGGCTGATCATGATGTGTTTGAGGTTTCTTGGACAGCCGCTGCCACATGA